In a genomic window of Thunnus thynnus chromosome 16, fThuThy2.1, whole genome shotgun sequence:
- the actn1 gene encoding alpha-actinin-1 isoform X3: MTYVSCYYHAFSGKQKAETAANRICKVLAVNQENEQLMEDYEKLASDLLEWIRRTIPWLENRMPENTMQAMQQKLEDFRDYRRLHKPPKVQEKCQLEINFNTLQTKLRLSNRPAFMPSEGKMVSDINNAWGNLEGAEKGYEEWLLNEIRRLERLDHLAEKFRQKAAIHEAWTEGKEDMLQKRDYETASLSEIKALLKKHEAFESDLAAHQDRVEQIAAIAQELNELDYYDSPSVNARCQRICDQWDALGAMTQKRSEALQRTEKLLETIDQLYLEFAKRAAPFNNWMEGAMEDLQDTFIVHTIEEIQGLSTAHEQFKATLPEADKERQAILGIHNEIAKIVQTYHVNMAGTNPYTTINPQEINAKWDKVRQLVPQRDQALIEEHARQQNNERLRRQFANQANVIGPWIQTKMEEIGRISIEMHGTLEDQLTHLRQYEKSIVNYKPKIDQLEGDHQLIQEALIFDNKHTNYTMEHIRVGWEQLLTTIARTINEIENQILTRDAKGITQEQLNEFRASFNHFDRDHSGTLGAEEFKACLISLGFDIANDAQGDNEFSRIMSIVDPNRLGTVTFQAFIDFMSRETADTDTADQVMASFKVLAGDKNYILADELRRELPPDQADYCIARMAPYTGPDGVPGALDYMSFSTALYGESDL; this comes from the exons ATGACTTATGTGTCGTGTTACTACCACGCGTTCTCAGGCAAGCAGAAG GCGGAGACAGCGGCCAACAGGATCTGCAAGGTGCTGGCTGTCAACCAAGAGAATGAGCAGCTGATGGAGGACTATGAGAAGCTGGCCAGTGAT CTGTTGGAGTGGATCCGCCGCACCATCCCCTGGTTGGAGAACCGCATGCCTGAGAACACCATGCAGGCCATGCAGCAGAAGCTGGAGGACTTCAGAGATTACCGCCGCCTCCACAAGCCGCCCAAAGTGCAGGAGAAGTGCCAACTGGAGATCAACTTCAACACCCTGCAGACCAAACTGAGGCTCAGCAACAGGCCCGCCTTCATGCCCTCAGAGGGAAAGATGGTCTCG GACATTAACAATGCGTGGGGAAATCTAGAGGGAGCAGAGAAAGGCTATGAAGAGTGGCTCCTCAATGAGATTCGCAGGCTGGAAAGACTCGACCACCTGGCGGAGAAATTCCGCCAGAAAGCAGCCATCCATGAAGCTTGGACTGAAG GTAAAGAGGACATGCTGCAGAAGCGCGACTATGAGACGGCCTCTCTGTCAGAGATCAAGGCCCTGCTGAAGAAACACGAGGCCTTCGAGAGCGACCTGGCCGCACATCAGGACCGCGTGGAGCAGATCGCAGCCATCGCACAGGAGCTAAA TGAGCTGGACTACTACGACTCTCCCAGTGTAAACGCTCGCTGCCAGCGGATTTGTGACCAGTGGGACGCACTGGGAGCTATGACCCAGAAACGCAGCGAGGCTTTGCAG AGAACCGAGAAGCTGCTTGAAACCATCGACCAACTGTACCTTGAGTTTGCCAAAAGAGCGGCTCCATTCAACAACTGGATGGAGGGCGCGATGGAGGACCTGCAGGATACCTTTATTGTCCACACCATTGAAGAAATACAG GGATTAAGCACGGCCCACGAGCAGTTCAAAGCCACGCTGCCGGAGGCAGACAAAGAGCGCCAGGCCATCCTGGGCATCCACAACGAGATTGCCAAAATTGTGCAGACCTATCATGTGAATATGGCTGGCACCAACCCCTACACTACCATCAACCCACAGGAGATTAATGCCAAATGGGACAAG GTCCGGCAGCTGGTGCCTCAGCGCGACCAGGCTCTGATCGAGGAGCACGCCCGGCAGCAGAACAACGAGCGTCTGCGCAGACAGTTTGCCAACCAGGCCAATGTCATCGGTCCCTGGATCCAGACCAAGATGGAG GAAATCGGCCGCATCTCGATCGAGATGCACGGCACCCTGGAGGACCAGCTGACACACCTACGCCAGTACGAGAAGAGCATCGTCAACTACAAGCCAAAGATCGACCAGCTGGAGGGAGACCACCAGCTCATTCAGGAAGCTCTCATCTTTGACAACAAGCACACCAACTACACCATGGAG CACATCCGTGTGGGCTGGGAGCAGCTACTCACCACCATCGCCCGCACCATCAATGAAATCGAGAACCAGATCTTGACGCGAGACGCCAAGGGCATCACCCAGGAGCAGCTGAATGAGTTCCGGGCTTCCTTCAACCATTTCGACAGG GACCACTCGGGCACTCTGGGCGCGGAGGAGTTCAAGGCCTGCCTGATCAGCCTGGGCTTCGATATCGCCAACGATGCACAG GGTGACAACGAGTTCTCCCGCATCATGAGCATAGTGGATCCCAACCGGTTAGGCACCGTCACCTTCCAGGCCTTCATCGACTTCATGTCCCGCGAGACGGCCGACACAGACACCGCCGACCAAGTCATGGCCTCCTTCAAAGTCCTGGCAGGGGATAAG AACTACATTTTAGCCGACGAGCTGCGCCGGGAGCTGCCTCCAGACCAGGCGGATTACTGCATTGCCCGCATGGCCCCTTACACCGGCCCCGACGGTGTGCCCGGAGCCCTCGACTACATGTCTTTCTCTACCGCTCTGTACGGAGAGAGCGACCTCTGA